The Stenotrophomonas maltophilia genome segment CGATCACCTGGCGCATGCCGGCCACTTCCTGGCGCAGCTGGCGGATCTCGGCGTCGTCCTGGGCAACCACGGTCAGCGTCGGTGCCGGGGCCAGCATGGGGGCCGGGCTGGCTTCGCCGGCGGCTTCGACCGCTGCCGGTTCGCTGGCGGCGATCCCGGGCTGCGCTTCGGTCACGGCAGCGGTCGGCAGCGGCGGCGGCTGCACGGCCGGGGCCACGCTTTCGTGATGGATGTCGTGCGGCGGGTCGATCTGGAAGCGGGCGCGGTTGGCCGGCACGGTAGCGGCCGGTGCAACGATGGCCTCGGCGAACGGGGCGAAGCTCTGTTCGGGTAGCGCCGGTTCGTTGACGGCGGCGCGCGCCAGGGTGGCGGCGAAGCCAGTGCTGCCACGAGTCGGCACGATCTCGTCGGCGCTGTCCAGGGTACGGCCGGTGGCCCCAACGGCCGCACGGGCGAGGGCGGCCACCGCCGAGGTGGTGGCGGCGACCGGTTCCGGCGCCGGGGTGCTGCTGCGGCGGCGGGTGACAGCGGCGATCACCGCGTCGGCGGCGGTGCGCGGCTTGGGTGCCGGCGGCGGTGCGACATCACGGCGCGAGGCTTCCAGTGCACGCTGCACGGCGCTCTCGTCGTAGTTGGCCGCGGCGACGATCTCGACGCCTTCCTCGATCCGGCGGTTGGACAGGATCACGGCGTCAGGACCATGTTCCTTGCGCACCAGGTTCATGGCCGAGCGCATGTCGGCGGCGACGAATCGTTTGATTTTCATGCTGTGGTCACGGGACGAAGACGGCGGGGTGGCGGTCGGAGAACTCGGGTGGTCGGTGGTCTGCACGGTGCGGGTTCCCCTTGGTATCTGTCTGTTGCGTTGGTTCGAAGGTGGTGTCTGTTTTCTGGCGCATCGGTGGGCGGCGTCAGCTGATCGTTCCGACCAGCTTCAGGCGCTTGTCCTCCGGCACCTCGCTGTAGGCCAGGACCGACAACGACGGAACGCTGTGGCGGACCAGGCGCGCCAGCGCGGCGCGCACCGGGCCCGGTACCAGCACGACCGCCGGCTCGTTTCGCGCTTCCTGCTTGCTGACACATTCGGCCAGGCTCTGGTGCAGTCGCTCTGCGAGTCCGGGTTCCAGCGCGGCGCCGTTGCCCTGCGTGGACTCCTGCAAGACACGTTCCAATTGCGGGTTGAGGGTGAACACCGGCAGCTCCGCCGACATTCCGGCGATCTCCTGCACGATGAAGCGGCCCAGCGCGGTGCGCACGGCAGCGGTCAGCACCGCCGGGTCCTGGCTGCTGGGCGCGTGTTCGACCAGCGCCTCGGCGATCTTGCGCAGCTGTCGGATCGGGATGCGCTCGACCAGCAGGTTCTGCAGCACGCGCACCACCGCCGACAGCGGCAGCGCCTTCGGCGTCAGATCTTCGACGAGCTTGGGCGCGCTCTTGGCCAGGTTGGCCAGCAGGTGCTGCACTTCCTCGTGGCCAAGCAGTTCCGGCGCATGTTCGCGGATCAGGTGCGAGAGGTGGGTGGCCACCACGGTGGCCGGGTCGACCACGGTGTAGCCCAGCGTTTCAGCCTGGGCACGCTGGTGCGGCTGGATCCAGGTGGCATCCAGGCCGAACGCGGGATCCTTGCCGGCGATGCCTTCCAGCGCGCCGAGGGCACTTCCGGGGTCCAGCGCCAGTTCGCGGTCCGGGTGGATCTCGGCGGTGGCCACTGGCACGCCATGCACCAGCACGCGGTAGCCGTTGGCCGGCAGTTCCAGGTTGTCGCGGATGTGCACCGAGGGAATCAGGAAGCCAACGTCCTGGGTCAGCTTGCGGCGCACGCCCTTGATGCGCGCCATCAGTTCGCCGCCCTGGTTGCTGTCCACCAGCGGGATCAGCCGGTAGCCGACCTCCAGGCCCAGCGGGTCGACCGGGCGCAGTTCGTCCCAGCTCAGTTCGGCGGTCGGCGCAGGTGCCGCCGGGCGGCCGAGTGCGTTGAGTGCGGCCGCGTCATTGCCGGCGGCTGCCGGGTCGGTGGCTGCGGCCTTGCCCTTGCGGTAGACCTTCCAGGCGATGAAGCCAAGGATCGCGGCCAGCGTCAGGAAAGCGACGTTGGGCATGCCCGGCACCAGGCCGACCACGCCGATGATGCCGGCGGTGATCGCCAGTGCGCGGTACTGGCCGAACACCTGGCCGGTCATCGCCTGGGCCATGTCCTGCGAGCGCGAGGCGCGGGTCACCAGCATCGCCACCGCGCTGGAGACCAGCAGGGCCGGCAGCTGCGCCACCAGGCCGTCACCGATGGACAGCAGGGTGTAGGTGGCAGCGGCTTCGCCGAACGGCATGCCATGCTGCAACACGCCCACGGCCAGGCCGCCGAGCATGTTGATGAACAGGATCAGGATGCCGGCGATGGCGTCACCGCGGATGAACTTGCTGGCACCGTCCATCGCGCCGTAGAAGTCGGCTTCCTCGCGGACTTCCTCGCGGCGCAGCTTGGCTTCTTCACGCGTCAGCAAACCGGCGTTGAGGTCGGCGTCGATCGCCATCTGCTTGCCGGGCATCGCGTCGAGGATGAAGCGCGCGGTCACTTCCGAAACGCGGCCGGCGCCCTTGGTGATGACCACGAAGTTGATGATGGTCAGGATCGCGAACACCACGATGCCGACCGCATAGTTGCCGCCGATCACGAATTCGCCGAAGGCGGCGATGACCTTGCCGGCGGCGTCGTGGCCGTTCTGGCCGTTCAGCAGGATCACGCGGGTGGAGGCCACGTTCAGCGCCAGCCGCAGCATGGTGGTGATCAGCAGCACGATCGGGAAGATGGTGAAGTCCAGCGGGCGCTTCACGTAGACCACCGCCAGCAGCACCATCAGCGAGATGGCGATGTTGAAGGTGAACAGAGCGTCGAGCACCGGCGCGGCCAGCGGCACCACGACCATGGCCAGCAGGGCCAGCACGATCAGCGGCGCGCCAAGGCCCTGGCGGATCATTTCCAGGGCACGGCGGGTGTTGAAGCCGGTGGAGGGCTGGGCGCTCACGGGCGGCCTCCCTTGCCGAATTCATCCACGTGGATGTGCGGGGCGTCCGGCATCGGGCCAGTGCGCCAGGCGCGCAGCTGGTAGACGTAGGACAGGACCTGGGCGACGGCCGAATACAGTCTCACGGGGATTTCCTTTCCGAGTTGGCCTTCCCGATACAAGGCGCGTGCCAAAGGCGGGGCGGAGACGATCGCGACCTTGTTGCCGTCGGCCACCTCACGGATGCGCAGGGCGGTCTCATCCACGCCCAGGGCGACCACGGTGGGAGCATTCATGGTCCCACCCTCGTACTTCAGGGCCACCGCGTAGTGCGTCGGGTTGACCACCACCACGTCGGCGGTGGGTACCGCCTCCATCATCCGGCGGTTGGCCATCTGCTGCTGCAGCTGGCGGATGCGGCCCTTCACCTCGGGGCTGCCCTCGCTTTCCTTCATTTCCCGGCGCAGCTCTTCACGGGTCATCTTCAGTTTGCGCATCCAGTTCCAGCGCTGGTAGGGCGCATCGATGGCGGCCAGCACCAGCATCGCGCCGGCGGTGGCCAGCAGCAGGCGAAGGGTGAAGCCCAGGCCATCGGTGATGGCGGTTTCCAGCGGGTGGTGGATCAGCCCGCGCAGGGTGTCGAAGCCGGTCCAGACCACCAGCCCTGCGGCGACGCCGACGAAGGCCACGCGCAGCAGCGATTTGGTGAATTCGGCAATCGCCTCCGGGCCATACAGGCGCTTGAGCCCGCTCATCGGGTTCATGCGGTTGATGTCGGGCAGCAACGCCTTCTGCGACCAGCGCAGGCCGCCCATCACCAACGGGGCGACGAAGCTGGCCAGCAGGCAGACCAGCACCAGCGGTGCGATCACCAGCATGAACTGCAGCAGCAGGTCGCCGAAGTGGCCGAACAGTTCCTTCGGGTTCTGCCGCAGGCCCTGTTCCGGGCTGAGCGCGTGCTTCATCCAGGCACTGGCGCCACGGCCGATCGAGCCGCTCATGGCCATCACCGCCAGCACGCCGGCACCGAACACGGCGGCGGTGCCAAGTTCGCGCGAGCGCGGCAGGTTGCCTTGTTCACGGGCGTCGCGCAGGCGCTTTTCGGTAGGTTGTTCGGTCTTTTCGCCGGCGGATTCGTTCTCGGACATCACAGGCACTGCGGCAGGGGATGCCGGGGTGCGTGCAAGAAGTGTTCCGTGATGGGCCGTTGCCTATCCACGCATGGCGTGGCTCTACTGGGGGGTGTCGCTGGTGGGGTGCAGGGGAATCGTCAGAACACTGTCGCTGTGCCAATCCACCTGCAGCGGGGCGCCCGCATCGGCGGCGGATTCGTCGCTGACATCGCGGCCGGTGCCGTGGTTGACCTGGTGCATGGCGTCCTTCAGCACATCCACCTTCACCAACAGGCGGCTGCCTGCAGCCAGGCGGCGGGCGACCATGCGCGTGCGATCGAAGGGCAGGTGGGTCCATTGGCCGGGCTGCAGCAGCTGGCGCGTGCTCGGGTCACGCACGTGGCTGGCCCGGCCCATGTAATAGGACAGCTGCATCCGGTGTCCATCGGCCATCAGCTCGTACAGGGTGACGGTGAAATCGAAGTCGCGCTTGTTGATGCGCACCTTGAGGTCTCCGGAGAAGCTGCCCACCAGATCCATCGGGCCGGTAAAGGGATCTGTGGCAAAGGACAGCGCGGTATCCCTTTCGTCCTGCGCCGCGATGATCGGGAACGGGTAGTAGCCATGCCGCATTTCACCGCGGTCGGCCAGGTCCACGGTCTGCCCCAGCTGGCCCGGCGCTGGCGGCTGTTCCTGCAGGCGGTGGTAGCCATCGGCGGAAGCGGGTGCGGCCGACAGGTGGTAGCGGTGGTGAGCGCCCGCGGCGGCGTCCAGTGTTGCCGCATGCCCCCAGCGGTTGGCGCCCATCAGCTGGTAGTTCACGCGGTCGGGCACCAGCGCCGGGCGAGGGGCGCCGCGCAGCACATGGTCCAGCCACTGGAAGGTCAGTGCGGGCGTGTCGAACTGCGCGACGGCGTCCAGGTCGTATCCACGCAGCTGCATCGGCTTGAGCGCCGACTGCGCACCGCGGTGGTCATAGGGGCCGATCAGCAGGGAGTGATCGGCATCGGGGTGGTGCCGCAGGTGGTCCTTGAAGTACTGCAGTGCCGAGATCTGGCCGTCGTCGTAGTACCCGGTGATGGTCAGCACCGGGATGCGGATGTCGTCGAACTGGTCGCCATAGGGAACCATCGACTGCCAGTAAGCGTCGTACGCCGGGTGATCGAGCCAGCGTTGCAGCCAAGGGTTGGTCGTGCCGTCGACCTGATCGATCTGCCGATAAGGGCGGCCGGAGGCATACCAGCGGCGCGGCAACTGCGACCAGCGCTCGTTCTGGTTGTAGGTGTCGTTGTCCAGCATCGGGCCATTGGCCACATAGAACGCCCAACCGTAGTTGGCACTCAGGAACACGTTGTTCTCCATCGGCAGGCCCTGGCCGGGGATGGCGGCAACGTAGGGCACGATGGTCTTCAATGCGGGATGGTGATGGCGCGCCGCCGCCCAGGCGGTGAAGCCCTCGTAGCTGCCTCCATACATGGCGACCCGGCCATCGCTCCACGATTGACGACTGATCCAGTCGATGGCCGCGTTGGCGTCCTCGCCATCATGTTCGTAGGGCGCGATGGTGCCGGTGCCCCGACCCTTGCCGCGTGCATCGACCACGATGCCGGCGTAGCCATGCGCGGCGGCCAGCAGCATCTTCTGCCGGTTCTTCTGCGGGTCGGTGTAGATGGTGAACAGCATTGCCGTCGGCAGGGGCACCGACGCGGCGCGGGGGCGGGCCAGCTGCGCCGACAGCACGACGCCATCGCCAACGGGGATGCGCAGCGCATCGTCGATGGCGAAGCGGCGCTGCTCTTCCGCCGCGACCAGCGGAGGGGCCAGTGCGGC includes the following:
- the flhB gene encoding flagellar biosynthesis protein FlhB, with product MSENESAGEKTEQPTEKRLRDAREQGNLPRSRELGTAAVFGAGVLAVMAMSGSIGRGASAWMKHALSPEQGLRQNPKELFGHFGDLLLQFMLVIAPLVLVCLLASFVAPLVMGGLRWSQKALLPDINRMNPMSGLKRLYGPEAIAEFTKSLLRVAFVGVAAGLVVWTGFDTLRGLIHHPLETAITDGLGFTLRLLLATAGAMLVLAAIDAPYQRWNWMRKLKMTREELRREMKESEGSPEVKGRIRQLQQQMANRRMMEAVPTADVVVVNPTHYAVALKYEGGTMNAPTVVALGVDETALRIREVADGNKVAIVSAPPLARALYREGQLGKEIPVRLYSAVAQVLSYVYQLRAWRTGPMPDAPHIHVDEFGKGGRP
- the flhA gene encoding flagellar biosynthesis protein FlhA, which gives rise to MIRQGLGAPLIVLALLAMVVVPLAAPVLDALFTFNIAISLMVLLAVVYVKRPLDFTIFPIVLLITTMLRLALNVASTRVILLNGQNGHDAAGKVIAAFGEFVIGGNYAVGIVVFAILTIINFVVITKGAGRVSEVTARFILDAMPGKQMAIDADLNAGLLTREEAKLRREEVREEADFYGAMDGASKFIRGDAIAGILILFINMLGGLAVGVLQHGMPFGEAAATYTLLSIGDGLVAQLPALLVSSAVAMLVTRASRSQDMAQAMTGQVFGQYRALAITAGIIGVVGLVPGMPNVAFLTLAAILGFIAWKVYRKGKAAATDPAAAGNDAAALNALGRPAAPAPTAELSWDELRPVDPLGLEVGYRLIPLVDSNQGGELMARIKGVRRKLTQDVGFLIPSVHIRDNLELPANGYRVLVHGVPVATAEIHPDRELALDPGSALGALEGIAGKDPAFGLDATWIQPHQRAQAETLGYTVVDPATVVATHLSHLIREHAPELLGHEEVQHLLANLAKSAPKLVEDLTPKALPLSAVVRVLQNLLVERIPIRQLRKIAEALVEHAPSSQDPAVLTAAVRTALGRFIVQEIAGMSAELPVFTLNPQLERVLQESTQGNGAALEPGLAERLHQSLAECVSKQEARNEPAVVLVPGPVRAALARLVRHSVPSLSVLAYSEVPEDKRLKLVGTIS
- a CDS encoding CocE/NonD family hydrolase, with protein sequence MALRTTLAGLLLALAVGQAAAADLPWSLPADASPAQVDAALQVLGKGVLKSPGLTDAQRGHALLAMGQTAEARQFIQRVRTSLASDGDTAAMQRWLPMLLLATAGERDNAAYVRAFHSTFAALDDVDAVQADAVLSAEPAPVRAQLEKAIAAQAGAATVTEAVALELLRLRAVLRAQTLAAALAPPLVAAEEQRRFAIDDALRIPVGDGVVLSAQLARPRAASVPLPTAMLFTIYTDPQKNRQKMLLAAAHGYAGIVVDARGKGRGTGTIAPYEHDGEDANAAIDWISRQSWSDGRVAMYGGSYEGFTAWAAARHHHPALKTIVPYVAAIPGQGLPMENNVFLSANYGWAFYVANGPMLDNDTYNQNERWSQLPRRWYASGRPYRQIDQVDGTTNPWLQRWLDHPAYDAYWQSMVPYGDQFDDIRIPVLTITGYYDDGQISALQYFKDHLRHHPDADHSLLIGPYDHRGAQSALKPMQLRGYDLDAVAQFDTPALTFQWLDHVLRGAPRPALVPDRVNYQLMGANRWGHAATLDAAAGAHHRYHLSAAPASADGYHRLQEQPPAPGQLGQTVDLADRGEMRHGYYPFPIIAAQDERDTALSFATDPFTGPMDLVGSFSGDLKVRINKRDFDFTVTLYELMADGHRMQLSYYMGRASHVRDPSTRQLLQPGQWTHLPFDRTRMVARRLAAGSRLLVKVDVLKDAMHQVNHGTGRDVSDESAADAGAPLQVDWHSDSVLTIPLHPTSDTPQ